From the Takifugu flavidus isolate HTHZ2018 chromosome 12, ASM371156v2, whole genome shotgun sequence genome, one window contains:
- the rasgrp4 gene encoding RAS guanyl-releasing protein 4 isoform X2 — protein sequence MNKTKRKSKLVQRRRYTCPSAQDISRALQNPSSAPSTSAVSLDELIQRCLNCFDSEGRFSSPKGAHLVHMALMMHSWVVPSQMFAQKLLTFYKDCPSDKRDLRQTQIRHIIRQWISQFPAVFEANTLLEQTIEDLWALVRSEGEETNSPLTDTSCLSPDVNIYQAPSPSMKKRKVSLIFDHMESDEMAEHLSYLEFKNFCSISFPDYRSYVVQGSVRENPALERSVMMCNGVSQWVQLMILSRHTAQQRAQVFTKFIHVAQKLRALQNFNTLMAVTGGLCHSSISRLKDTFNLLPPDITKALSELTELLSSRSNYVNYRRVYNECSGFKVPILGVHLKDLISLNEALPDYISEDKINLSKLQHLYSNISDLLAIHSCTPPFEANKDLLHLLTLSLDLYYTEDEIYELSYTKEPKNPKIQPAAQDKPPVVAEWGSGVTPRHDPDTISKHVNQMVDSIMKNYDQNQDGYISLQDFEEIAANFPFSFCIRKTDREGQISREEITSYFIRGMSICAKLGYNFNDAHNFHETTYKRPTFCYTCGGFLWGVIKQGYHYCGINCHRHCRDQVGTECLKKQKNPSGSCPGTPASESRTKGSSFGSEEETFFFPQINETDNCKGTSTWKNNTGDAALSDRSTQTDPGVWTPEKKDKRGSHHNHHAHASPERKVNTLPHRTRGCSMPISFLQEKIEELHIYKDKSREPD from the exons ATGAACAAGACTAAGAG GAAGTCCAAGCTGGTCCAGCGAAGAAGGTATACATGTCCCAGTGCTCAGGACATCAGTCGGGCCCTGCAGAACCCCAGTTCTGCTCCCAGCACCAGCGCTGTCAGCCTGGATGAGCTCATACAGCGCTGTCTAAACTGCTTTG ATTCCGAGGGGAGGTTTTCCAGCCCCAAAGGGGCCCACCTGGTTCATATGGCCCTAATGATGCACAGTTGGGTGGTGCCATCGCAGATGTTTGCTCAGAAACTTCTCACCTT TTATAAGGACTGTCCCTCAGACAAGAGGGACTTGAGACAGACTCAGATCCGCCACATTATTAG GCAGTGGATCAGCCAGTTCCCAGCAGTATTTGAGGCAAACACCCTCCTTGAGCAGACCATAGAGGACCTGTGGGCTCTTGTCCgatcagagggagaggagacgaaCTCACCCCTCACCGACACCTCCTGCCT AAGCCCAGATGTGAATATCTACCAGGCCCCATCCCCCTccatgaagaagaggaaggtgtCTTTGATATTCGACCACATGGAGTCAGATGAGATGGCGGAGCACCTGAGCTACCTGGAGTTCAAGAACTTCTGTAGCATTTCG TTCCCGGACTACCGCAGCTACGTGGTGCAGGGTTCGGTGAGGGAAAACCCCGCCCTGGAGCGGTCGGTCATGATGTGTAACGGAGTGTCCCAGTGGGTCCAGCTGATGATCCTCAGCAGACACACGGCCCAGCAGAGAGCCCAGGTCTTCACCAAGTTCATCCATGTGGCTCAG AAACTCCGAGCTCTGCAAAACTTTAACACTCTAATGGCCGTCACGGGGGGTCTCTGTCACAGCTCAATTTCACGCCTCAAGGACACCTTTAACCTGCTGCCCCCTGACATCACGAAG GCCCTGAGTGAGCTGACGGAGCTGCTGTCGTCACGCAGCAACTACGTCAACTACAGACGGGTTTACAACGAATGCAGCGGCTTTAAGGTGCCCATCCTCGGGGTCCACCTAAAGGACCTGATCTCGCTCAATGAGGCCCTGCCTGACTACATCAGCGAGGACAAGATTAACCTGAGCAAGCTGCAGCACCTTTACAGCAACATTAGCGATCTGCTGGCCATTCACAGCTGCACGCCTCCCTTCGAGGCCAACAAAGaccttctgcatctcctcaCA CTCTCCCTAGACTTATACTACACAGAAGATGAGATCTACGAACTGTCatacaccaaggaacccaaaaaCCCCAAGATCCAG CCTGCAGCTCAAGACAAACCTCCAGTGGTCGCAGAGTGGGGTTCGGGGGTCACCCCCAGGCACGACCCCGACACCATATCCAAACACGTCAATCAGATGGTGGAT TCCATCATGAAAAACTATGACCAGAACCAAGATGGTTACATTTCGCTGCAGGACTTTGAAGAAATAGCTGCCAACTTCCCCTTCTCCTTCTGCATTCGTAAAACTGACAG GGAGGGACAAATCAGTCGTGAAGAAATCACCTCTTACTTCATCAGGGGAATGTCGATATGTGCCAAGCTGGGCTACAACTTCAACGATGCACACAACTTTCATGAAACCACGTATAAACGGCCTACATTCTGTTACACCTGCGGAGGCTTT CTGTGGGGAGTGATCAAACAGGGCTACCACT ACTGTGGGATAAACTGTCACAGGCACTGTCGAGATCAAGTGGGAACAGAATGCttgaagaaacagaaaaacccaTCTGGGTCCTGCCCGGGCACCCCCGCGTCCGAATCCAGGACCAAGGGCAGCAGCTTCG GTTCGGAGGAGGAGACATTCTTTTTCCCTCAAATTAACGAAACGGACAACTGCAAAGGGACCTCGACGTGGAAAAATAACACAGGCGACGCCGCGCTGTCGGATCGCTCCACCCAGACGGACCCTGGAGTGTGGACGCCTGAAAAAAAGGACAAGAGAGGGAGTCACCACAACCATCATGCCCACGCGTCCCCTGAGAGAAAG GTCAACACGCTGCCACACAGAACCCGTGGCTGCTCTATGCCCATTTCCTTCTTGCAGGAGAAGATCGAAGAGCTGCACATCTACAAAGACAAGAGCAGGGAGCCGGACTGA
- the rasgrp4 gene encoding RAS guanyl-releasing protein 4 isoform X1, giving the protein MNKTKRKSKLVQRRRYTCPSAQDISRALQNPSSAPSTSAVSLDELIQRCLNCFDSEGRFSSPKGAHLVHMALMMHSWVVPSQMFAQKLLTFYKDCPSDKRDLRQTQIRHIIRQWISQFPAVFEANTLLEQTIEDLWALVRSEGEETNSPLTDTSCLSPDVNIYQAPSPSMKKRKVSLIFDHMESDEMAEHLSYLEFKNFCSISFPDYRSYVVQGSVRENPALERSVMMCNGVSQWVQLMILSRHTAQQRAQVFTKFIHVAQKLRALQNFNTLMAVTGGLCHSSISRLKDTFNLLPPDITKALSELTELLSSRSNYVNYRRVYNECSGFKVPILGVHLKDLISLNEALPDYISEDKINLSKLQHLYSNISDLLAIHSCTPPFEANKDLLHLLTLSLDLYYTEDEIYELSYTKEPKNPKIQPAAQDKPPVVAEWGSGVTPRHDPDTISKHVNQMVDSIMKNYDQNQDGYISLQDFEEIAANFPFSFCIRKTDREGQISREEITSYFIRGMSICAKLGYNFNDAHNFHETTYKRPTFCYTCGGFLWGVIKQGYHCKDCGINCHRHCRDQVGTECLKKQKNPSGSCPGTPASESRTKGSSFGSEEETFFFPQINETDNCKGTSTWKNNTGDAALSDRSTQTDPGVWTPEKKDKRGSHHNHHAHASPERKVNTLPHRTRGCSMPISFLQEKIEELHIYKDKSREPD; this is encoded by the exons ATGAACAAGACTAAGAG GAAGTCCAAGCTGGTCCAGCGAAGAAGGTATACATGTCCCAGTGCTCAGGACATCAGTCGGGCCCTGCAGAACCCCAGTTCTGCTCCCAGCACCAGCGCTGTCAGCCTGGATGAGCTCATACAGCGCTGTCTAAACTGCTTTG ATTCCGAGGGGAGGTTTTCCAGCCCCAAAGGGGCCCACCTGGTTCATATGGCCCTAATGATGCACAGTTGGGTGGTGCCATCGCAGATGTTTGCTCAGAAACTTCTCACCTT TTATAAGGACTGTCCCTCAGACAAGAGGGACTTGAGACAGACTCAGATCCGCCACATTATTAG GCAGTGGATCAGCCAGTTCCCAGCAGTATTTGAGGCAAACACCCTCCTTGAGCAGACCATAGAGGACCTGTGGGCTCTTGTCCgatcagagggagaggagacgaaCTCACCCCTCACCGACACCTCCTGCCT AAGCCCAGATGTGAATATCTACCAGGCCCCATCCCCCTccatgaagaagaggaaggtgtCTTTGATATTCGACCACATGGAGTCAGATGAGATGGCGGAGCACCTGAGCTACCTGGAGTTCAAGAACTTCTGTAGCATTTCG TTCCCGGACTACCGCAGCTACGTGGTGCAGGGTTCGGTGAGGGAAAACCCCGCCCTGGAGCGGTCGGTCATGATGTGTAACGGAGTGTCCCAGTGGGTCCAGCTGATGATCCTCAGCAGACACACGGCCCAGCAGAGAGCCCAGGTCTTCACCAAGTTCATCCATGTGGCTCAG AAACTCCGAGCTCTGCAAAACTTTAACACTCTAATGGCCGTCACGGGGGGTCTCTGTCACAGCTCAATTTCACGCCTCAAGGACACCTTTAACCTGCTGCCCCCTGACATCACGAAG GCCCTGAGTGAGCTGACGGAGCTGCTGTCGTCACGCAGCAACTACGTCAACTACAGACGGGTTTACAACGAATGCAGCGGCTTTAAGGTGCCCATCCTCGGGGTCCACCTAAAGGACCTGATCTCGCTCAATGAGGCCCTGCCTGACTACATCAGCGAGGACAAGATTAACCTGAGCAAGCTGCAGCACCTTTACAGCAACATTAGCGATCTGCTGGCCATTCACAGCTGCACGCCTCCCTTCGAGGCCAACAAAGaccttctgcatctcctcaCA CTCTCCCTAGACTTATACTACACAGAAGATGAGATCTACGAACTGTCatacaccaaggaacccaaaaaCCCCAAGATCCAG CCTGCAGCTCAAGACAAACCTCCAGTGGTCGCAGAGTGGGGTTCGGGGGTCACCCCCAGGCACGACCCCGACACCATATCCAAACACGTCAATCAGATGGTGGAT TCCATCATGAAAAACTATGACCAGAACCAAGATGGTTACATTTCGCTGCAGGACTTTGAAGAAATAGCTGCCAACTTCCCCTTCTCCTTCTGCATTCGTAAAACTGACAG GGAGGGACAAATCAGTCGTGAAGAAATCACCTCTTACTTCATCAGGGGAATGTCGATATGTGCCAAGCTGGGCTACAACTTCAACGATGCACACAACTTTCATGAAACCACGTATAAACGGCCTACATTCTGTTACACCTGCGGAGGCTTT CTGTGGGGAGTGATCAAACAGGGCTACCACTGTAAGG ACTGTGGGATAAACTGTCACAGGCACTGTCGAGATCAAGTGGGAACAGAATGCttgaagaaacagaaaaacccaTCTGGGTCCTGCCCGGGCACCCCCGCGTCCGAATCCAGGACCAAGGGCAGCAGCTTCG GTTCGGAGGAGGAGACATTCTTTTTCCCTCAAATTAACGAAACGGACAACTGCAAAGGGACCTCGACGTGGAAAAATAACACAGGCGACGCCGCGCTGTCGGATCGCTCCACCCAGACGGACCCTGGAGTGTGGACGCCTGAAAAAAAGGACAAGAGAGGGAGTCACCACAACCATCATGCCCACGCGTCCCCTGAGAGAAAG GTCAACACGCTGCCACACAGAACCCGTGGCTGCTCTATGCCCATTTCCTTCTTGCAGGAGAAGATCGAAGAGCTGCACATCTACAAAGACAAGAGCAGGGAGCCGGACTGA
- the rasgrp4 gene encoding RAS guanyl-releasing protein 4 isoform X3: protein MNKTKRKSKLVQRRRYTCPSAQDISRALQNPSSAPSTSAVSLDELIQRCLNCFDSEGRFSSPKGAHLVHMALMMHSWVVPSQMFAQKLLTFYKDCPSDKRDLRQTQIRHIIRQWISQFPAVFEANTLLEQTIEDLWALVRSEGEETNSPLTDTSCLSPDVNIYQAPSPSMKKRKVSLIFDHMESDEMAEHLSYLEFKNFCSISFPDYRSYVVQGSVRENPALERSVMMCNGVSQWVQLMILSRHTAQQRAQVFTKFIHVAQKLRALQNFNTLMAVTGGLCHSSISRLKDTFNLLPPDITKALSELTELLSSRSNYVNYRRVYNECSGFKVPILGVHLKDLISLNEALPDYISEDKINLSKLQHLYSNISDLLAIHSCTPPFEANKDLLHLLTLSLDLYYTEDEIYELSYTKEPKNPKIQPAAQDKPPVVAEWGSGVTPRHDPDTISKHVNQMVDSIMKNYDQNQDGYISLQDFEEIAANFPFSFCIRKTDRPRLTNFCTLSRNISCPGRDKSVVKKSPLTSSGECRYVPSWATTSTMHTTFMKPRINGLHSVTPAEAFCGE, encoded by the exons ATGAACAAGACTAAGAG GAAGTCCAAGCTGGTCCAGCGAAGAAGGTATACATGTCCCAGTGCTCAGGACATCAGTCGGGCCCTGCAGAACCCCAGTTCTGCTCCCAGCACCAGCGCTGTCAGCCTGGATGAGCTCATACAGCGCTGTCTAAACTGCTTTG ATTCCGAGGGGAGGTTTTCCAGCCCCAAAGGGGCCCACCTGGTTCATATGGCCCTAATGATGCACAGTTGGGTGGTGCCATCGCAGATGTTTGCTCAGAAACTTCTCACCTT TTATAAGGACTGTCCCTCAGACAAGAGGGACTTGAGACAGACTCAGATCCGCCACATTATTAG GCAGTGGATCAGCCAGTTCCCAGCAGTATTTGAGGCAAACACCCTCCTTGAGCAGACCATAGAGGACCTGTGGGCTCTTGTCCgatcagagggagaggagacgaaCTCACCCCTCACCGACACCTCCTGCCT AAGCCCAGATGTGAATATCTACCAGGCCCCATCCCCCTccatgaagaagaggaaggtgtCTTTGATATTCGACCACATGGAGTCAGATGAGATGGCGGAGCACCTGAGCTACCTGGAGTTCAAGAACTTCTGTAGCATTTCG TTCCCGGACTACCGCAGCTACGTGGTGCAGGGTTCGGTGAGGGAAAACCCCGCCCTGGAGCGGTCGGTCATGATGTGTAACGGAGTGTCCCAGTGGGTCCAGCTGATGATCCTCAGCAGACACACGGCCCAGCAGAGAGCCCAGGTCTTCACCAAGTTCATCCATGTGGCTCAG AAACTCCGAGCTCTGCAAAACTTTAACACTCTAATGGCCGTCACGGGGGGTCTCTGTCACAGCTCAATTTCACGCCTCAAGGACACCTTTAACCTGCTGCCCCCTGACATCACGAAG GCCCTGAGTGAGCTGACGGAGCTGCTGTCGTCACGCAGCAACTACGTCAACTACAGACGGGTTTACAACGAATGCAGCGGCTTTAAGGTGCCCATCCTCGGGGTCCACCTAAAGGACCTGATCTCGCTCAATGAGGCCCTGCCTGACTACATCAGCGAGGACAAGATTAACCTGAGCAAGCTGCAGCACCTTTACAGCAACATTAGCGATCTGCTGGCCATTCACAGCTGCACGCCTCCCTTCGAGGCCAACAAAGaccttctgcatctcctcaCA CTCTCCCTAGACTTATACTACACAGAAGATGAGATCTACGAACTGTCatacaccaaggaacccaaaaaCCCCAAGATCCAG CCTGCAGCTCAAGACAAACCTCCAGTGGTCGCAGAGTGGGGTTCGGGGGTCACCCCCAGGCACGACCCCGACACCATATCCAAACACGTCAATCAGATGGTGGAT TCCATCATGAAAAACTATGACCAGAACCAAGATGGTTACATTTCGCTGCAGGACTTTGAAGAAATAGCTGCCAACTTCCCCTTCTCCTTCTGCATTCGTAAAACTGACAG GCCTCGGCTGACTAATTTTTGCACCCTGTCTCGGAACATTTCCTGCCCAGGGAGGGACAAATCAGTCGTGAAGAAATCACCTCTTACTTCATCAGGGGAATGTCGATATGTGCCAAGCTGGGCTACAACTTCAACGATGCACACAACTTTCATGAAACCACGTATAAACGGCCTACATTCTGTTACACCTGCGGAGGCTTT CTGTGGGGAGTGA